In the Flavobacterium sp. 90 genome, GAAATCAAGTTTGTTTGGTGAACCTCTTTCCTACTCGATTGCTCCGGATAAAATGAACCGTTTTGGAAAAGCAACTGGCGAATTAGTTGGTGGAAATCTATCTATACTTTATAGTTTATTAGGTTCGCAATCGGCAATTGACTGCAAGGATAAAATTTTATTTATCGAAGATCTTGATGAATATTTATATCATATTGATCGTATGATGATGAATTTGAGACGCAACGGATGCATCGAAAACCTTAAAGGAATTATTGTTGGAGGAATGACGAAAATGAAAGATAACGAGGTTCCGTGGGGCAAAAATGCTGTTGAAATCGTAGATGATGTGACTAAAAAATATAATATTCCTGTGATTTTCAATTTCCCCGCCGGACATATTCAGGATAATCGTGCCTTAATTATGGGAAATACTATTTCTATTGACGTTAATGAAACCGGAAGTACTGTTACTTTTCAAAAATAATATAGTCGTTTCTGATCTCTTTTAAATAAGAGAAAATACCACATATCATAATCTCGCAAAGACGCGAAGTCGCAAAGTTTTAATTCAATTCTTTGCGACTTCGCGTCTTTGCGTGCAAATTTCTCACGAGCTCACAATTCACAACTTACAATTCACAACTCACAATTAAAAAAATGGCTGAACACAATGAACTCGGAAAAAAAGGGGAAGAACTTTCTGTAGAATATCTTCAACAAAATGGATATAAAATCCTCGATCGAAATTGGACTTTTCAAAAAGCCGAAATAGATATTATTGCCCAAAAAGATTCCATTTTAGCCATTGTAGAAGTGAAGACAAGATCGAGTCTGGATTTTGGTTCTCCGCAAGATTTTGTGAAGCCAAAAAAAATTCAACTACTGATAAAAGCAGTAAATGCCTACATAAACGATAGGGAAAAGGATTTTGAAGAAAATATTGAAATCCGTTTTGATATCATTGCGATCCATAAAACTGGCGAAACATTTGCAATTGAACATCTTACTGATGCTTTTTATCACTTTTAACATAATTTTTTATTGTTATAATTATAACAAATTGTTTTTTTATTTATATTTGCATAAATTTATAACACCCATATTAACTAAACCAACCCAATCAAGTTACAAAAAAAAAGAAAAAAAATTATGAAAACCGTTTCATCAATCGTCGAAAATTACATTAAAACAAAACCCTTTTTATTAAATGCATTATCGCTGGGAATTATCAACCTAACTTCTCTTTCTCGGAACATTATGACCGAATTAGAAAGTGAATTTGGCAAAGAGGTAAAACAAGGCGCTGTTGTAATGTCGCTAAAACGGCTTACGGAAGAATTGGATTTTAAACTAAATCATAAAATCAATAAAGTAATAAAGAATATTGGTGAAATCACCGTAAGATCTGAATTGACGGATTACACTTTTGCTGCATCAGAAACTGTTTTAAACAAACAAGCTGATTTAATCTCTGATATCAACGCTTTATCTGATATATTTTATACTTCTTCACGTGGTGTTAACGAAACAAATATCGTGGTGAGCAGCAGCGTAAATCATTTGGTTGAAAAACACTTTATGCGCGAAAAACTGATTCAGAAATTAGATAATTTAGCGTCTATCACAGTAAAATTACCGAAAGAAAACATCGTCGTTCCGGGAATTTATTACTTTATCTTTCAGCGTTTGGCGTGGGAAGGAATCATCATTAATGAGGTAATTTCAACTTCAAATGAGTTTACAATTTTAGTTGGTGAAGACCAGGTTGATGTTGCTTTTAAAGTAATCAAAGATTTGAAAAACTAATCAAATATGATATAATAGAGTCTTGATTAGATTCTTCATTTTATAAAATCCATTTATCTTTTTAAATAAAAGGTAAATGGATTTTTTCTTTCTCCAACTATTACAAAATCCTCATCTATTTCATATTCGAATAAG is a window encoding:
- a CDS encoding LD-carboxypeptidase, giving the protein MITPPYLQKGDTVALLATARKNIDDNLKPTIDLLHSWGLEAVVGTTIGLDFNQLAGTDEQRAADFQHQLDNPNIKAIWCVRGGYGTVRMIDLLDFTKFKQHPKWIIGFSDVTVLHNHLNTMGYKSIHGVMPVTIPRATPAAISSMKSSLFGEPLSYSIAPDKMNRFGKATGELVGGNLSILYSLLGSQSAIDCKDKILFIEDLDEYLYHIDRMMMNLRRNGCIENLKGIIVGGMTKMKDNEVPWGKNAVEIVDDVTKKYNIPVIFNFPAGHIQDNRALIMGNTISIDVNETGSTVTFQK
- a CDS encoding YraN family protein; the protein is MAEHNELGKKGEELSVEYLQQNGYKILDRNWTFQKAEIDIIAQKDSILAIVEVKTRSSLDFGSPQDFVKPKKIQLLIKAVNAYINDREKDFEENIEIRFDIIAIHKTGETFAIEHLTDAFYHF